The Arachis ipaensis cultivar K30076 chromosome B07, Araip1.1, whole genome shotgun sequence genome includes a window with the following:
- the LOC107609869 gene encoding esterase AGAP003155 has translation MGSEGDEKRIIKKPRFLCLHGFRTSAEILKKQVHKWPQSVINELDLVFLDAPFPCQGKSDVEGIFDPPYYEWFQFNKEFTEYTNFDECLQYIEDYMIKHGPFDGLLGFSQGAILSAALPNLQDKGVALTKVPKVKFLIIIGGAKFRSPWVAEKAYSSPIRCPSLHFLGETDFLRQYGSELIESCVEPVVIHHPKGHTIPRLDDESLKTMMSFIEKIKKDI, from the exons ATGGGAAGCGAAGGGGATGAGAAGAGAATTATAAAGAAACCAAGGTTCCTATGCCTTCATGGATTCCGAACAAGTGCTGAAATCCTTAAGAAACAGGTTCATAAATGGCCCCAATCGGTGATTAACGAACTCGATCTCGTTTTCTTGGACGCTCCTTTTCCCTGCCAAGGCAAATCCGATGTTGAAGGAATCTTTGATCCTCCCTATTACGAGTGGTTCCAGTTCAACAAG GAATTCACAGAGTACACCAACTTTGATGAGTGCTTGCAATATATCGAGGATTACATGATCAAGCACGGTCCTTTTGATGGTCTTCTAGGTTTCTCACAG ggGGCAATATTATCAGCGGCACTGCCAAATCTTCAGGACAAG GGTGTGGCACTGACGAAGGTTCCCAAAGTGAAATTTCTAATAATAATTGGAGGAGCTAAGTTTAGATCACCATGGGTGGCTGAGAAGGCATATTCCTCTCCCATTCGCTGCCCCTCCCTTCACTTTCTTG GGGAGACAGATTTTTTGAGGCAATATGGGAGTGAACTAATAGAATCTTGTGTTGAGCCTGTGGTTATTCACCATCCAAAAGGACATACAATACCTAGATTAG ATGATGAGAGTTTGAAGACCATGATGAGTTtcattgaaaaaattaaaaaagatatatGA
- the LOC107609443 gene encoding lectin CPL — MSSVSFTFNKFEPNQEDLILQGDSSISNKNVLHLTNVDQNGLPQNGSVGRALYSAPIHIFSKSALASSFETTFTFKVSQNGSNAPGDGFAFFIAPTDTTIPPNSGGKFLGLFDGPGIITDTIVAVEFDTYVNREIEDPDFIHIGIDINSIKSSVTNKWILQSGVVATAKISYNSVSKRLSVICSYPNAAPVTLTHDVDFSNAVPEWVRVGFSGSTGQYAQANDILSWSFRSTLTTNNIV, encoded by the coding sequence ATGTCTTCTGTCTCATTCACCTTCAATAAATTTGAGCCTAACCAGGAAGACCTCATCCTCCAAGGAGACTCGTCCATTTCAAATAAAAATGTCTTACACCTCACCAATGTAGACCAAAATGGATTACCACAAAATGGCAGTGTAGGCAGAGCATTATACTCTGCCCCTATTCACATCTTTAGTAAATCTGCTTTGGCATCAAGCTTTGAAACCACCTTCACCTTTAAAGTCTCACAAAACGGATCCAATGCTCCCGGTGACGGCTTTGCCTTCTTCATCGCTCCGACCGACACCACCATCCCTCCTAATTCCGGTGGTAAGTTCCTCGGTCTCTTCGACGGACCAGGTATAATAACCGATACAATTGTTGCTGTTGAGTTTGATACCTATGTTAACCGCGAGATTGAAGATCCCGATTTTATCCACATCGGAATTGATATCAACTCTATCAAATCATCTGTGACAAACAAGTGGATTCTCCAAAGTGGAGTGGTAGCCACTGCAAAAATATCATATAACTCTGTCTCAAAGAGACTAAGTGTTATATGTTCATATCCAAATGCTGCTCCAGTAACACTTACTCATGATGTTGACTTCAGTAATGCCGTTCCTGAATGGGTTAGGGTTGGGTTCTCAGGTTCCACTGGGCAATACGCTCAAGCAAATGATATTTTATCTTGGTCTTTCAGGTCAACGTTGACCACCAACAACATTGTGTAA